In Syntrophorhabdus sp., the genomic window GGAGAAGTATCGCGCCCGCCAGCTCTTCCGCTGGGTCTACAACCAGGGGAACCTCGATTTCCGGGAGATGACGAACATCCCCAAGAGCTTGAGGAGCGTCTTCTCGGAGATGTTCTCCCTCGATACCCTGCCCATCGCCGAAGAGAGGTCCTCCCGGGACGGTTCGACGAAGCTCGCCCTCGCAACGAGGGACGGGCACATCATCGAAGTCATCATCATGCCCGAGAAGACACGCGTGACCCTCTGCATCTCCACGCAGATCGGATGCCGCATGGGGTGCAGGTTCTGCGTGACGGGCAAGATCGGTTTCAAGCGGAACCTCACCGCGGCCGAGATAGTGGGACAGGTCATCACGGTCCGGGAATACCTCAAGAAGGCCGGAAAGAGCCCTTTGACCAATATAGTTTTCATGGGGATGGGCGAGCCCATGGACAACATCGACAACGTTGCCTGTGCCCTCGATATCCTGAAAGACCAGAGCGGCCTCGATCTTTCCTACCGCAAGATCACTCTTTCCTCCGTCGGACTTGTCGATGGGCTCAAGACGCTCAGCGCGAAGTCCGCCGTTATCGCCATCTCCCTCAATGCCGTGGACGACGACACCCGGTCCATGCTGATGCCCATCAACAGGCTCTACTCCGTCGGCAGGATCATGGATTTCGTGCGGGGCTTCAAGGGGACGAAGCGCACGAGGATCACCTTCGAATACATCCTCATCAAAGGGGTCAACGACTCCCTCGACGACGCGAAGAGGCTCGCGGACCTTTTGAAGGGCGTGAAGTGCAAGATCAACCTTATACCCTACAACCCATCATCATACACCGAATTCGAACGGCCCGACAGGGATGAGGTGGACAGGTTCCACCAGTATCTCATCGACCGGCACTTCACCGTCATCATCCGCGATTCCCGCGGGCAGGATGTCGGCGGGGCATGCGGACAGCTCGGCATGAGCTACCTCGGCAACTCCCCGGGTCCCGATGCCGCGTCCGACGAAAAAGAGACGACAGATCACGAGGTGACATCATGAACGGCAGACTTCCGGCATACAAGAAATCCTTCTTCCTGAGCCCCGAGAGGCCGGACGGGCTCCAGCTCCAGATATTCCACGAGGACGGCATCGTCTACTCCGACCTCTTCATAGATAACCGCTTCGAGGGCTACGCCGAGGTCCTTCATGGCGGCATGATATTCGGCATCCTCGACGTCATCGTCTGGTATGCCATCGTCATGAGGACGAAGATCGTCGCCATGACGAGAAAGGCGGAGATGGAGTTCTTCAAGCCCATCATGTGCAGCGCCCCCTACCGCGCGAAGGCCGAGATGCTGAGGATAGAGGACAGGGACATCATATCCACGGCCTGGATCGAGGACCCTGCGGGCGAGGTTTACGCGCGGCTCAACGCCGTCTTTCGCGAAGGCAAGGGACTTGCCATGGATGCCTTCATAGACCGCTTTGACTTCTCGACAACGACGCCGGCGATAAAGGACTATTTCCTGTCACTCCTGGAAACCGTTTGAACAGCTTGAACCGTTTGAGCCGCTCGAACGTTAGAAACAGAAAGATTTCACATCTTTTAGCGGCTCAAGCTGGTGCGGTTGCAACGGTCTTCTCCGTGGTACAGAATAGAATTCCATGTCCTCAAGAAGAACTATCCCTTCCTCTACTCCCTGACCCTGCGCACCAATCCCTTCGACGCAGAGA contains:
- a CDS encoding PaaI family thioesterase, which encodes MNGRLPAYKKSFFLSPERPDGLQLQIFHEDGIVYSDLFIDNRFEGYAEVLHGGMIFGILDVIVWYAIVMRTKIVAMTRKAEMEFFKPIMCSAPYRAKAEMLRIEDRDIISTAWIEDPAGEVYARLNAVFREGKGLAMDAFIDRFDFSTTTPAIKDYFLSLLETV
- the rlmN gene encoding 23S rRNA (adenine(2503)-C(2))-methyltransferase RlmN; the encoded protein is EKYRARQLFRWVYNQGNLDFREMTNIPKSLRSVFSEMFSLDTLPIAEERSSRDGSTKLALATRDGHIIEVIIMPEKTRVTLCISTQIGCRMGCRFCVTGKIGFKRNLTAAEIVGQVITVREYLKKAGKSPLTNIVFMGMGEPMDNIDNVACALDILKDQSGLDLSYRKITLSSVGLVDGLKTLSAKSAVIAISLNAVDDDTRSMLMPINRLYSVGRIMDFVRGFKGTKRTRITFEYILIKGVNDSLDDAKRLADLLKGVKCKINLIPYNPSSYTEFERPDRDEVDRFHQYLIDRHFTVIIRDSRGQDVGGACGQLGMSYLGNSPGPDAASDEKETTDHEVTS